A single window of Bufo bufo chromosome 10, aBufBuf1.1, whole genome shotgun sequence DNA harbors:
- the BCO1 gene encoding beta,beta-carotene 15,15'-dioxygenase isoform X2 has product MSYNHWFDGLSLLHSFTFKNGEVHYRSKFLRSDTYNCNMEANRIVVSEFGTMAYPDPCKNIFAKAFTYLSHVVPEFTDNCLINIIRFGDDYYASSETNFIRKIDPQSLDTLEKVDYLKHVTVNLATSHPHYDNEGNTLNMGTSIGDKGKTKYIIFKVPSKVPDKDKKKSPLKSAEVLCSIPAHRLLSPSYYHSFGMTENYVILIEQPLKLEIVKLATAYFRGVNWASCITFYNDEKTWFHIIDKRTKKPVGEKFYSDALVFYHHVNAYEEDGHVVFDIIAYKDNSLYEMFYMANLRKELSEDAALTSVPSCKRFVVPIHHDKKADVGVNLVKIPTTTATAVKDKDGQIYCHPEILCEGIELPRINYDYNGKKYRYVYASHVEWRPIPTKIVKFDTVTKQMLSWSDEMCWPAEPLFVPDPDGKDEDDGIILSSIVSTNPKKSSFLLVLDAKTFKELGRASVNASVHLDLHGLFIPDNNN; this is encoded by the exons ATGTCATATAACCACTGGTTTGATGGCCTCTCCCTATTGCACAGCTTCACTTTTAAAAATG gcgaAGTGCACTACAGAAGTAAATTCCTTCGCAGCGACACCTATAACTGCAACATGGAAGCGAACCGGATAGTGGTGTCAGAATTTGGCACAATGGCTTACCCAGACCCCTGCAAAAATATCTTCGCCAA GGCCTTCACTTACTTGTCACATGTCGTACCTGAGTTCACTGATAATTGCCTAATCAACATCATAAGGTTTGGAGATGATTATTATGCTTCCTCTGAAACCAACTTTATCAGAAAGATTGATCCTCAGTCACTGGACACACTGGAAaag gtggATTATTTGAAACACGTGACAGTCAATTTAGCAACTTCTCACCCCCACTATGACAATGAAGGGAACACTTTAAACATGGGAACGTCTATTGGTGACAAAGGGAAAACAAAGTACATTATTTTTAAAGTTCCATCCAAAGTACCAG ATAAAGATAAGAAGAAGTCGCCCTTGAAGAGTGCTGAGGTTCTCTGCTCCATTCCTGCGCATCGCCTTTTGAGCCCCAGTTACTATCACAGCTTTGGAATGACAGAAAATTATGTCATCCTAATAGAACAGCCTTTAAAGCTGGAGATTGTAAAGCTGGCGACTGCGTACTTCCGAGGAGTCAACTGGGCTTCATGCATCACCTTCTATAATGATGAAAAG ACCTGGTTTCACATCATCGATAAAAGGACCAAAAAGCCTGTTGGAGAAAAGTTTTACAGCGATGCTTTGGTGTTTTACCATCACGTCAATGCTTATGAAGAAGACGGCCATGTGGTGTTTGATATTATCGCATACAAGGACAATAGTTTGTATGAAATGTTTTATATGGCCAATTTACGGAAGGAACTCAGTGAGGATGCTGCATTAACCTCAGTACCATCCTGCAAACGATTTGTGGTCCCCATACACCATGACAAG AAAGCAGACGTGGGAGTAAACCTGGTAAAGATTCCTACGACAACAGCAACAGCGGTGAAAGACAAAGACGGCCAGATATACTGCCACCCAGAGATTTTATGTGAAG GCATTGAATTACCTAGAATTAACTATGACTACAATGGCAAGAAGTACAGATATGTTTACGCCTCACATGTCGAATGGCGCCCAATTCCCACCAAG ATAGTGAAATTTGATACAGTGACAAAGCAAATGTTATCGTGGTCCGATGAAATGTGCTGGCCTGCAGAGCCTTTGTTTGTCCCAGACCCGGATGGCAAGGACGAAGATGATG GTATTATATTATCCTCTATCGTATCTACTAACCCCAAGAAATCTTCTTTCTTACTCGTTTTGGATGCCAAGACCTTCAAGGAACTTGGACGCGCCAGCGTCAATGCAAGTGTTCATCTGGACCTGCATGGGCTCTTTATTCCAGACAATAATAACTAA
- the BCO1 gene encoding beta,beta-carotene 15,15'-dioxygenase isoform X1, producing MEQKEDKVESVVGVIFSKNRQECPEPIKAEVQGSIPKWLQGTLIRNGPGIHSVGEMSYNHWFDGLSLLHSFTFKNGEVHYRSKFLRSDTYNCNMEANRIVVSEFGTMAYPDPCKNIFAKAFTYLSHVVPEFTDNCLINIIRFGDDYYASSETNFIRKIDPQSLDTLEKVDYLKHVTVNLATSHPHYDNEGNTLNMGTSIGDKGKTKYIIFKVPSKVPDKDKKKSPLKSAEVLCSIPAHRLLSPSYYHSFGMTENYVILIEQPLKLEIVKLATAYFRGVNWASCITFYNDEKTWFHIIDKRTKKPVGEKFYSDALVFYHHVNAYEEDGHVVFDIIAYKDNSLYEMFYMANLRKELSEDAALTSVPSCKRFVVPIHHDKKADVGVNLVKIPTTTATAVKDKDGQIYCHPEILCEGIELPRINYDYNGKKYRYVYASHVEWRPIPTKIVKFDTVTKQMLSWSDEMCWPAEPLFVPDPDGKDEDDGIILSSIVSTNPKKSSFLLVLDAKTFKELGRASVNASVHLDLHGLFIPDNNN from the exons ATGGAGCAAAAAGAGGACAAGGTGGAATCAGTAGTGGGTGTCATCTTCTCCAAAAACCGTCAGGAATGTCCTGAGCCAATCAAAGCAGAGGTGCAAG GATCCATACCAAAGTGGCTGCAGGGAACTCTGATTCGGAATGGTCCTGGAATACACTCTGTCGGGGAAATGTCATATAACCACTGGTTTGATGGCCTCTCCCTATTGCACAGCTTCACTTTTAAAAATG gcgaAGTGCACTACAGAAGTAAATTCCTTCGCAGCGACACCTATAACTGCAACATGGAAGCGAACCGGATAGTGGTGTCAGAATTTGGCACAATGGCTTACCCAGACCCCTGCAAAAATATCTTCGCCAA GGCCTTCACTTACTTGTCACATGTCGTACCTGAGTTCACTGATAATTGCCTAATCAACATCATAAGGTTTGGAGATGATTATTATGCTTCCTCTGAAACCAACTTTATCAGAAAGATTGATCCTCAGTCACTGGACACACTGGAAaag gtggATTATTTGAAACACGTGACAGTCAATTTAGCAACTTCTCACCCCCACTATGACAATGAAGGGAACACTTTAAACATGGGAACGTCTATTGGTGACAAAGGGAAAACAAAGTACATTATTTTTAAAGTTCCATCCAAAGTACCAG ATAAAGATAAGAAGAAGTCGCCCTTGAAGAGTGCTGAGGTTCTCTGCTCCATTCCTGCGCATCGCCTTTTGAGCCCCAGTTACTATCACAGCTTTGGAATGACAGAAAATTATGTCATCCTAATAGAACAGCCTTTAAAGCTGGAGATTGTAAAGCTGGCGACTGCGTACTTCCGAGGAGTCAACTGGGCTTCATGCATCACCTTCTATAATGATGAAAAG ACCTGGTTTCACATCATCGATAAAAGGACCAAAAAGCCTGTTGGAGAAAAGTTTTACAGCGATGCTTTGGTGTTTTACCATCACGTCAATGCTTATGAAGAAGACGGCCATGTGGTGTTTGATATTATCGCATACAAGGACAATAGTTTGTATGAAATGTTTTATATGGCCAATTTACGGAAGGAACTCAGTGAGGATGCTGCATTAACCTCAGTACCATCCTGCAAACGATTTGTGGTCCCCATACACCATGACAAG AAAGCAGACGTGGGAGTAAACCTGGTAAAGATTCCTACGACAACAGCAACAGCGGTGAAAGACAAAGACGGCCAGATATACTGCCACCCAGAGATTTTATGTGAAG GCATTGAATTACCTAGAATTAACTATGACTACAATGGCAAGAAGTACAGATATGTTTACGCCTCACATGTCGAATGGCGCCCAATTCCCACCAAG ATAGTGAAATTTGATACAGTGACAAAGCAAATGTTATCGTGGTCCGATGAAATGTGCTGGCCTGCAGAGCCTTTGTTTGTCCCAGACCCGGATGGCAAGGACGAAGATGATG GTATTATATTATCCTCTATCGTATCTACTAACCCCAAGAAATCTTCTTTCTTACTCGTTTTGGATGCCAAGACCTTCAAGGAACTTGGACGCGCCAGCGTCAATGCAAGTGTTCATCTGGACCTGCATGGGCTCTTTATTCCAGACAATAATAACTAA